From the Trifolium pratense cultivar HEN17-A07 linkage group LG4, ARS_RC_1.1, whole genome shotgun sequence genome, the window TGCAGAATGTTGAAGAAATGTCTCCTTTGAAGTTGTTATTTGAGAGTAAAAAGTAATTAATGCCATAGGGTGGAATTGGAAGATTTCCTTGCAACTTGTTGAAACTAAGATCAATGTAATAAATGTGTTCCGATGAGTTTAAGAGGTTATGAAACCATGTCGGAATTTTCTCATGAATGTTATTATGGGATAGATCTAATATTTGTAGATATGGTTGTCGTACAAGGAATTTAGGAAAACCATTCGCATTACTAAAAGATAAATCTAACTGTTCAAGGTAAGTTGATGAGATGGATTTAACTTTGCTATCAATGTTGATGGAAAGAAAACTATTGTGTGAAAGATTGAGGTAATATAGATatttaaatattgaaaattgGTGAAAATCCACAACACCACTCAAGTTTGTTGATGACAAATCTAAGCTGGTAAGATTCCGGAgttcaaatattgaatttggaAAATGACCATGTAGGTTGTTATTAGAGAGACCCAAATATTGCAGAGAATAAGTTGTGAACTCACCAATGAAATCTGTGAGGTGGTTGTTGCTGAGGCGCAACAGTAACAACGAAGGCAAATTATAACACCAATGCGGAATTGTTCCACTTAACATGTTAGAACCTAAATCCAAATAGCTCAATTTTGAATGTTTTATGATTTCATTTGGAATTGGACCAACTAGTTTATTAAATGATAAACCTAAATGAGAAAGCTGAGATAGATGAAAAAATGATGATGGAACCTCGCCTGTTAGGTTGTTACCGGAAAGTTCCAAATATGTTAGTTGGGTGAGGTTCCAGAAAGATAGAGGAATCGTCCCATCTAAATTGCATTCTTGAAGGGATAAATGAGTAAGAGACTTCAATTGAGCTATGGAATAAGGAATTTCACTTGAGAAAGAAGTGTAAGAGAGGTCCAAGTACCTTAGAGGCATGCTCCAGTTGGACTTTGGAAGTTGACCAATAAGGTAATTATATGACAAATCTAGTTTTTGAAGGTTGGGTAAAGAGAGGACGTCACTAGACAAATTTCCTTGCAATTTAGTATATGATAGGCTAAGAGAAACCAAAGAGGATGACAAATTCTTTAGCATAGACAAAGAGCTCTCTTTGATTGAGGACATATTCACATGATCAAGATAAAGCTCCCTTAAATTAGTAGCATTATGAATGAGTTTCTTCCATGTCAATGGATTGAGTTTCAATCCCCTGCGGTACATGTCACGTCTAAGATCAAGTGATattaattttgacaaatgagaGATTGTGGAGGGAATATTACCACTGAGGTAACAGTATGACACATTTAGATGTGTGAGATTCACTAAATCCCCAATACCAGCATGCAATGAAGAAGGGAAAAAATGATTAAAAGCCAAGTTGAGTTGTTGAAGATGTTTAAGCTGGAAGATAGTGCTATTGGGATGTAATTCACCTTTCAGATTGTTGCAACTAAGGTCCAGACCAATCACATAATCTGACACGGTGTCACACGTGACACCATCCCACTCACAACAATCTGTATTGTTTTTCCAAGTTTctgttttgaaagaaaaagaggaaCACTTATAGAACCAAAAAGTATCGGAAGGTGTAGATGAAGTGTTGACAAAAAATGAGTTCTTGAATTGTAACAAGGCAGAGCTGTCATGATGGTTGCATAATGAGAATGTGTAGGAAGTAAAGTTTGTAAGCAACAACAAGGAGAAGAAGTGAATGGTAAAAGAAGGCAATAGAATAAAAAAGGAGGCCATTTAGAGCAACttgatattatttcttttttacctGATGATGATTTTGGATATACCAATTGATTACcctcaatttatttatatataattgagTCTCGGCGTGCTTTTGTTTTGTAGCAAGGGATGCTTTTCATCGACCGTATGGAGCACTCCAATAGAAGGAGTTTTTGTGGTTGCAATTATACTTATAGTGATAGGATAATTGACAATAACATTAATTCATTAGCATCAGTAGAAATATATGGTGTATTTTTAAGATAAGTAAGACCAAGATTTTTGAACCGTATATAATACTCAATTTGAAATGTTTTTGAATgttctaacatttttttaataaattttaaaagttaaatcaAAAGAGTACggctttcatattttttttttaaaaataaaacttgggGTACCTTAAAGGTTAGCAATTACTTGGatctaaattttaatatttatttcttttaagtagtttagtggttaaaaatttcactcttaaaataaataagtaaagaGTATAAAATCCGAACGActtctacatatataataaaatttttctatcaattgagttaaactcaGAATAACTTATTGATATCCTTAATATGTGTCTTAAGAAAACTCTTGTTGCTATATTATAAATTCTTGTTTAGAAAAAttacttcaaaaaatatttaatatacaCATCcactttatttattaaaaaatgattaagctactttattaaaaaaattaacattttgattaagaaatatttttattttaagacgaattcctTACTCATCTAAACTAGAATCCGCGCCACTTAAGACGAATTAATTCTAATTCGACTATTTTAGTTTAACTAATATTCCTCTAACTCATTTTTTGCTCATCTAAACTATATAACTTGCGCCACTTAAGACGAATTAACTATAATTCGACTATTTTAGTTCAACTAAAATTTGTCGAACTCATTCCTTCCTCATCTAAACTAGAACTCGTGCCACTTAAGATGAATTAACTCTAATTAGACTATTTTAGTTTAACTAATATTCCTCTAACCCACTCCTTGCTCATCTAAACTATATAACTCGTGTCACTTAAGATGAATTAACTCTAATTCGACTATTTTAGTTcaaaaaatattcatcaaactCATTCCTTGCTCGTCTAAAATCGAACTCGCACCACTTAAGACGAATTAACTCTAATTCGACTATTTTAGTTCAACTAATATTCGTCGAACTCATTCCCTGGTCGTCTAAAATCGAACTCACCTCACATAAGACGTCTTAACCCTAATTCAACTATTTGTGTGCTTACTAACATTCTTCCTTAGGAATGGCCAAAGAAATGTTTTACCAATTGACAATAACATTAATCCATTAGCATCCATAGAAATGTTTTACCAATTGGTGTATTTTTAAGATAAGTAAGACTAAGATTTTTCAACGGTGTATGTAATACTCAAGTTGAAATTTTGAATGTTCTAACTTTATTTGCATGTGTTTATGACAACATATTGTGTCCAAAAGTAGAGACTTGGACTTCTGCAATTGTACATAATAATCAAGTTGGACCTTACTTGGTAGGAAATTTACAGAGAGGAAATTAGGAAATTCGATACTGACCTTATTTAGTATATTGATCAAGTTGGACTTTTTCAATTGTACATAGGGACCATTTGGATCGACTTGTTTTAAGTTTATGTAAGTTTATCTACCGATATAAGTCGTAACttgatattatttcttttttatttgatattttggaTATACCAATTGATTACcctctatttatttatatatagggATCATAACCTGAAACTTAGCATTGATATTAGATGGGAAAGAATCATATAAGTTTGTCTTATTATAATTGAGTCTTTGTAGTAAGGGATGCTTTTCATCGACCGTATGGGGCACTTCAGGAAGAATTTTCGTGGATGCAATTATAGTGATAGGATAATTGACAACAACATTACTTCATTAGCATCCATAGAAATCGTTGGTGTATTTTTAAGATAAGTAAGACTAAGATTTTTGAACCGTATATAATACtcaatttgaaatatatatttttgcatGTTCTAACTTTATTTGCAGGAGTATATGACAACTTATTGTGTCCAAAAGTGGAGACTTGGACTTTTTCAATGGTACATAATGATCAAGTTGGACACCTCTTACAAACCAAGTGCATGGAGGAGATTTTACATATATTAAATTAGATATTTTATActgattttgaaaattttacacAGTTTCAAGAACCCCTTAATTTGCTCAACTTAGTCCAAAAGAACTTATACACTCGTAAACTCGCCATATACTCGCGAATCTATACGATTTTGTACAAGCATACTCAAGTCTACCTGAGTTTatcaaaaatgattatgtgtgATTCTACTTGTTTTTGCTTCCTAGACTCGTAAACTCGTACGAGTCTATGAATTTACCCGCGAGTTTGACAACCATGAAATCAAATATTGAGTATGAAATTACAGGATAAAAAACCTCAATAATTATCCTTTTTATATGATGATAGTATGGTACATTATAAAAGTTGTTCAGTCCTAGAAGTCGATGGTATTTTTCCGATTTTTGCCTATGATCATATGACTGATCTTAGTTATAACATGTAACTTAGATAACACCAGAAAATGAGTTCTTGAATTGTAACAAGGCAGAGGTGTAGGAAGTCAAATAAGGCAATAAGACCTCATTTAGAGCAATTTACACTATCTTCtcaatatttgtttcttttttatttgattatttagGATCTACCAATTGATTAGCCTCTACTTATTTAAGAAACAGAACCTAAAACTAGTATATACTCATATAATTGGTACCATGTTTACTAAATTTCAGGATCGGTCCCTGCACCAAACAACCGGTGCCACAACTTCGTTTCATATTCATTCACACGGAAATTTAACGCAAGAttatattgattaattttattcatattcaATAGCGATTATCAAGGTCACATCAAAATATTTTACCAAAGttatatgataattaaaaagATTCATAAAaagataggaaaaaaaaaactatgaacaATAAGATAGTTACAAGATCTTGCAGATGTCAGAGGAAGAAGGTTTAAGATATAGAGCGGAATTCAAAGCTCATAATCTTCGCGAATAGCCAGAACCGGCACACTTCTTGCAGAGTATCAATCCTACAAGATGTGAATTAGACACAGGCGTTAGTAGATTATACTGTGAAATGTCTTGTTGGTGTTCACCACTATTGTCAATCGCAGATAGCAGAAAATATTAATTTGCTCAAATTCCACTAAGCTATAGACTATAGTCCCTATTTAACAACATTTCTTACTGAATAGTGTATCACAAAACAATAGCAATTCAAATTGCGCTATACAGCCGTAGACTCGACAACACTGGTTTTCTCACCAAAAGTAAAAATACTGtcttaaatgcaatttttgtGACATATACAAAGCAATCATAACAACATTTTATATGTTGGTGAGAATAACATAGTGAGATATACCTGAACCCTTGCATACTTTGCAGTCAACCAACCCCGTCTCTTGCTTCATCTTACCATCATTGCAAAAAACACATTTTGTTCCCCCTGCTTGTCAAAATGGCATTTAAAATTGTAACTTCTGTCAATAATACTAATACAAATTTCCCTATTCCAATGACCTATGTAGACATGCCCAATTCGGTGCCTGACACTCACGAGTCATTTATGCGGTTCAATTCAATTACTtccatttttctcaaatttttatagGTACCTGCATGTCAGTATTGGTTTCGTGTTTAGTGTTCGTGATTTGTGTTTGTGTCGGTAGTTCATAGTGATACATTACTATACAATGAATCTCCATTTATAGAGTGATACTTCATTGAAAGGTTAAAGCAGAAATACAAAGggaaggaaaataaaaacatggtAGCTAGTTGGATAGGATACTATGAAGCATCGTCTTACGGGAGCAATTTTTAATAGCTTACTAAGCATTATGTTCAAATACACTTATATAAAAATAGTGACATATctataaattttcaaatttagtTCAAAATCTCTCTAAaatagtaaaatctttttctgCATATTCCCGGGAGTAACGCAGGTTAGGGAATAGCCGTGACTCTTTATTACCTAACGTTTGCGTCATATGTACTGATCTTTGGTTGGCTCGTAAAGGCAAGCTCACTCAGTCCTCCTAATAAGTTTTCGCTCTACCCTCTCTTTTGCATCATCCTACTATGCTCACTCAATCCTCCTAATAAATTTTAACAGACAGCTATATATCCTGGTTAAGTCAGCGTTTCTAAACAAGTAACTTGTCATTACCTTAGTTCCCACTGCTAATACTTTAAAACATGAACAATTTGCAtaagaaaacaacaacaaaacacaTCAATTTTGAAGTTCAAATGCAGAAAGATAATTACCGTTGCCACCACATCGCTCACAGGACACCGGATCACCCTGCAAAATCCCATCACTCATTACCAAAAGTTCAAAACAAAGTATCAGCAATCTTATTGTCACCAAGGGAAACACACTTCCAGAAGCAAATCTGGATACAATTATGTATGCAATGCATGTGAGTCCTATAAAACACACATACCTAAATGAATATGAAGAGTTGCGTTCAAACCATATTCCCCACCCCAAAAACACAGAATTGAAGCAGCACATACTGCAATCTAAACAACATTATTAATAAAAGAGTTTACTAAAGTTTAACTCTAACCTTAACTATCTTACAAATCATTGAACTCATAAAAAAGATTGTTATGTTACTAATTCTTATaactcataaaaaatttaaaataactattatatatagtaaataaattatacatgagacgaattatgctactgattcattgaactcataacaatctcaaaataactatcatatatactaaatggagaatgttaacttgtgcccttaaggcacatgttaaggaaacaaaaatagaaattattaaatgctaatttgtgcattttgtcttttgaaacattaaatttcttgtatcattaaatgttgaatttctattttggtatatcttaacatgtgcctagggcacatgttaacaagacccatactaaataaatcataaatggGAAAACTTATGCTACTGATTCGTGAAattcataacaatctcaaaataactatcatatatactaaataaatcatatatgaAACAAATTATACTATTGATTCATATAACTGATTAAATAAATCTAactttaaaaaacatttttttcaattgtaaTTAACAAAGTATAACTTCTAAAAATATCggcgtaacgttacgacccgtgcgatagcacgggtctattactagttatTAATAAAAGAGTTTACTAAAGTTTAACTCTAATCTTAACTATCTTACAAATCAAGTAATAGGTTATAAGATAGTATGAGAttgattgacggtgtaaaaaATTCAGTGACATTGTatatcaaaatcaaactctttaATAAAAGGAATTTGTCAAATTGGACCTGctaaaataattattacatTTTTGAAAGCATAGACACCTAAGGCTGTTTGGTAAAAAGCAACCGATAGcatataaactaacttatagctAAAAACAGATAAGCTTTCGGATTAAATTTggtgtttagtaaaattagtgattgaataactgataaagaaaaattacataagataatatttttaattaatatttaattttaattttttgatcaaaaaaaaattaatatttaattttttaaattaagatAATGAGGATAAAAATTATATGCTACAAACTATAAGCTGAGCCACTACTTGAAGTAACATAGATAAGAATCTCTACCAAACAACCTACGTAGAATCAACAACTCTGAATTAAAGTGTGTCTGTCTGATGTCTGCcatgtgtcggtgtccgacaccggcAACATCGAtacatgtgattacattcaattaatttattctttCTCTTAGAATGGGGTGTTGGAcctaactcaatcctacaaaagTTCTAACTCAAACCTACATAACTGGTTTGTAAGATGAGGgttgtctctactttataagccggttttgtatGATTGAGTTAAATCCAACTCCCAATTCCAAGacactcaaattattattgtgtCGTATCTATGTCTATGCTTCGTAGCAAACAACTCTACTTTGATCATAGGAGCTTATATGCTAAATTTGAAATGACTCTAACTATATAAACAAGTATTGCTATTGTATAATTTGCATTTAGCAAAGAAgaattaacaaaacaaaaaatacattttgataaaaactaaaataagaaAATGTGTAGTTGTTAGTTACCTTGAGGCCAAGGAAGAGAGAAAGAGCAATGGCAGCCAAAACACTAACAGTGGCAAGAAGTGTTTGTGTGTCAAAGTAGAAAGTGCTACCAAAGCCATTAAACAGCAATACTGGGTCAATGATCATCAAGAATCTTGATTTTGTTGGTTTCCTTCTGCATTTGGAGGATGGGCAGTAGACTTTGGATAAAGATGTAGGTTGAGGAAGAGAAAGATAAGATGTAGAAGAACATGGTGAAAGATGAATcaaggttgaagaagaagaagatgaagatagaGGATGAAGAGTGTAGTGAGAAAGCGTAGCCATtgataaaaggaaaagaaaattttttttttttcatttgtatgtGGAGCTAAGTTAAGGCCTCTACTTTTTTGTCATGTCACTTGTCATAATAATacttacacattttttttaataagaataaATATCTTTTGCATCACTATAGAGATTAATTTATTGAACTAAATAGGATTACAATGGTAACAAAACTCACCCtcaaaattcaccttaaaaataaataagtgatttttttttgaatttttatatacAAGATTTCAATAATCTCAAACGGTATACTAATGTTATAATTAATACACATGGCATTAAAAATTTATGCcactattaatatattatactccctccgacaatatatgttatttttgagaaaaaacttGTACCTCTATGTCGTTTTATATTATCAATGaagtatttaatgttatttttcttattatatctttaactatttattactctcccttctttcaattcttcaatttatttttttcatacgaTAAATAAAGTGTCAAaggcacatatatatatatatatatatatatatatatatatatatatatatatatatatatatagtgatatGGAGgaagtattttatttataaacatgAGAGTCTAAACACAAAAAAGTAAAGGATTACAACGAAATGATCCTAAGGGTAGCTATACCCATTATATATCTGATACATAAAGCTCTCGTATCTACTCAAGACATGAATTAAAACACAAAATCTCAAAATCAAGAGTGCATCTTAACATTTGTTTGGCTCTCTATAGGGCTGATTAAGAGGTTACACGATCTGCAAATGCCTACACACTTCTTCACTCCCTCTAATATTGTACTCCTTCGtaaaaatatgattatgaattatacttgttataaaaaaaattattacacgTTCAATTAACATTAAACACCATTTCCATGGTGGGTGGTAACCACAGCCTCATGGCTCACCTAAAAACACaccaatcattttttttgtttgaaatttcgTAAGTTGCATCGTATGAAGTAGTCATTAGTACAATGTATTGTATGTTTTCTAGTTTTTTGTGGTTGCATAGCCTATCTTGTTTCCGTCTGTTTGTATGTAGAGAGAGACATGTAGAagtaattaactttttttttttgggtaaaaatgcgccattaattattgaaattttCTCATCACACTCACTCACTTTCTTCCCTATCTCCCTACTCCCTAGCAATTCTAAAatattttctgaattttttatagtgtaaattttacactaaaaagtaagtgggtgggatgagaaaatttcataATCATTAATAAGTGTATCTGCAAAGATACAAAAATAACAATCATCCATATAAGACAACTCATTACGTTGAATCCAAATGTTTACAAGATTTTATATAAACGGTGTCCCTagacacttgttaaacataccagaaaatgaaataaaaaataaaattaatattgaaaagatAACTTTTGATACTTTTGAGGTATTAAATACACGCATTTCGAAATAggatttctatttttaaatgtttaaccAGTGCCCTCGCtcggggcactatttagcattttcatatatttatatattataatagaAAGTATTAAGTatgaaaatttagttttttaaaataataaatttaatttaaacatTTTTGTTCACCAATTCtgcttttaaaagataattttaattaataacttcggaacttttttaataatatattttgaagaTGTTGATGTAAAAATGTATCGAGTACATCGACATCTGAATATCTTGGATTTCAACTTCCGAGTGCTTTACACATAATGAAAGCACATATcctaatcattttttaaatgaactataaataaatactttacACATTCTTTACAAATAAATGTTGGAGACTTTCCAAACATCATACCGGCAAAAATGATCTAGttcaaaactaaaaattactccctccgtcccaaatctttagtctttttagctttttaattttttcccaaaactttagtccttttaagaaaccaatgcaAATTTAGTGATACTTTACTATTTGTACTCTTACAAAAATTAaagcattaattaaatatattttctctttcttaataaagtaagagtaaaaatgattttacttaacatttcttaatctccgtgcaaaactccaaaaagactaaagttttgggacataGGGAGTAATAGTCAAGCGTTTGTTTTATTTTCGCCATTTAGAGTCTGGTTTTTGTACAACTGAAAACATGAAAAAATGCAGAAAAGATAAGTTAACAACAAAGAACCTTATGGGGTTGGCAAACAAGAGAGTGgaaattgtaaaaatattattgtattCTAAGTAGCTGATACAATACTTATGtatccattattattattatcatcatcatcatcatcatcatcatctagcTTTAAGTTAAATTTGATCTAAGGAGAAAAGTCTTTAACGCTCAGAACAGATAAATTTTATCTGTAATTACGATGGTAGAAAGTGAAGCTTAAGTTATTTTCTTCGTTTGTGGTTATATTTGCATTGGTTAGAAAAACTTAACATCCTTTTATACAAATCCCAACAAGAGTATGGGCAGAAAATATTAAAACAGCCAGCCACAAGAGATGAACCAAATGGTGCTGCATAACATTTTAAGCTAACGTCGAGTATATGGAGGCTGCAGAAGTCTCCTTTACAACACTACATGAACTTTTTTTTCTACACCATTTTGCAGGGCTCGCTAGAAATAACACTGCTAACTGAACAAAATCTGGAAGCAACCAAGATAACAAAAAGAGTCAACCAACTATACCTTGTATACACTcggtaatccaaaaaaaaatcttatgtaCTGATACAGTGCAGTGCAGTGATGATGATCAAGGACCTCGACATGAAGAACAACTTCCATACACCAATGGGAAGTAGCAAAAAGCTCAAGGAGTTGTGGTCGGCAGATACACAGTGCAGAGAGCAATGTCAATCcatcaaaagaaagaattacATATCACAGttctaatataaaaaaactgCACACACCACCTCCACCACTGATTTCAAAAGTTGGCCTAAGCAGAGTTAGCCTTTTGCTACATTCCCTGTTTTTACAAGCCCATAGATGAAGAAGAACGCTGAATTCATCCCATGCAAAACGATATCTCGTCCATACTGATACTGATTTCCTAATTGTAAATCTTTACTGGCTTCTCAAATGTGTGACGATTCTGAAAAGAAAACCCATGTAATttgaaatgttttaaaaaccgaataGTCCTAGTACTAGTGTACAGTGTACAACCACCAAACAATCAAAGACCAAAATGCACGTATATAATTAGTTCTTGCCAGAAAAGCTACTAACCTGGTTAGCAGCATAGGATCTTTTGGGAGCATTATCAGTATGCTCCAAGCCAAGATACTGCTCCCAAGCACCATATACGTCTCTTCTCTGTCAAAAGATACAATAACAGGACAATGTAAACGTAAGTCCTAATATATGAAAAGGGTGTCAAATGTAAAttagaaatattttctttatgaaaaaaaagttttaagtaTAAATGAATCACCTGAAAACGACTTGATACAATGTCAGAGTCCTCAAGGTACTCCGGACGCCCTAATGAAAAAAAGGCAAACTTCCACTggccaaacaaaaaaatgtaattaaaagAATTAGGTATACTAACTAAGTCAAGTATACTAACCAATATTTACTCCGTGAAGCAATAAATAATCACTCAAACCAAAATTACTTCGAACAGAATAAGCCTAATATACCCAGCGAACTCAAAAGAAATACCTTGGCAAACTCATCATCAGGAACTTGTAGCTTCTTCTGTATCCGCACTCTAATTTCAGCCAAAGTCTCAGATTCGTGTATGACCAAGAAGAAGGGTTCCCCAAAGTTCTGAATTTGCTGTACAGATAAATTGCAAAAACAAGTTATAAAAGGTTTGGCATACAATTAATGTATCACAGACATCAAACACAATGAACTGTATTAAAGCAAAATGAAACAATTAAAACTATATACCATTTGGTTCTGAGTCGTGTCTTTAGTAAAATGATACACATGGATTAGACGATCATGAGGACCGagatttttctcttcttctggTATCTGTAAAAGTAAGTATACAAAgagaaacttttatttttctacaGAAACggaaaatatatattcaatatgACATATTGACAAAAATCCACTGGTGCTGttatttgaataaataaaagCAGAAACACTTAATGAAATGAAAGCTATCCTCCTCTTTTCCGAGCCCCACTCaaacaagaaagaaagagaTTGCTACCTCCTCTGCTCGTAGAGTCCAGTATTGATCATTTATGTTTTCAATCTTTTCATTAGGAGGGAAAACCTGCACAGCATAGGCCGgacataacaaacaaattttaattagaaaaatGATCAAATGTGCAATCGTTAATTGCACTGTCCGTAACATATGCAATTGAAGGATCGTGACTTAACAAGATTCGTTTATCTAATGCCCCCATAACTTgatcaggaaaaaaaaatcaaaaatggTAATAAACCTAGTTGCAGATAATTTGTATGTAATGCCACACCTTGTATATCTTGTGATAGAAAACTTCAAGCAACCTAAGCTCAGCATCAGGACGAGACAATTCAACCTGTAAAAACAGCCAAAATTGAGTATcggtttttttttaagcatcagATATATAATTAAGTAAATGTGAAAAATCATAAATTACAGAAAGTTATCAACATCATATCATAAAACTGCTACACATAAAATACAGCAGTCACGTCACAACTGCACAAGGATGGCAAACATGGCTTCTCTGTATTCTTCTTAACTCAAGCCATTAAGACAAATGGGGTGCAGTTGTATTACAATGTTAAGTAAAATTGTACAATACGAGCAAGTTAATGAAGTATAGCAAAAATCACATGCAGGCACCTTCGTTTTAAGATCATCAAGCACATCTCCCACAGTGCTTTGCTTTGGAAGCCTGATGGTATGGATAACCACCTGaatcaacaaaatttaaaaaataaaataaaataaagaataattattatgaaaagaaaat encodes:
- the LOC123923372 gene encoding receptor-like protein 7, with the protein product MASFFILLPSFTIHFFSLLLLTNFTSYTFSLCNHHDSSALLQFKNSFFVNTSSTPSDTFWFYKCSSFSFKTETWKNNTDCCEWDGVTCDTVSDYVIGLDLSCNNLKGELHPNSTIFQLKHLQQLNLAFNHFFPSSLHAGIGDLVNLTHLNVSYCYLSGNIPSTISHLSKLISLDLRRDMYRRGLKLNPLTWKKLIHNATNLRELYLDHVNMSSIKESSLSMLKNLSSSLVSLSLSYTKLQGNLSSDVLSLPNLQKLDLSYNYLIGQLPKSNWSMPLRYLDLSYTSFSSEIPYSIAQLKSLTHLSLQECNLDGTIPLSFWNLTQLTYLELSGNNLTGEVPSSFFHLSQLSHLGLSFNKLVGPIPNEIIKHSKLSYLDLGSNMLSGTIPHWCYNLPSLLLLRLSNNHLTDFIGEFTTYSLQYLGLSNNNLHGHFPNSIFELRNLTSLDLSSTNLSGVVDFHQFSIFKYLYYLNLSHNSFLSINIDSKVKSISSTYLEQLDLSFSNANGFPKFLVRQPYLQILDLSHNNIHEKIPTWFHNLLNSSEHIYYIDLSFNKLQGNLPIPPYGINYFLLSNNNFKGDISSTFCNATSLMILNLANNNLTGMIPQCLGTFSFLSVLDLHMNYLYGSMPRNFSKENSFETIKLNDNQLEGPLPHSLAQCRFLQVLDLGDNIIEDVFPNWLGILPELQVLSLRSNKFYGTITCSNTKDPFPKLRIFDVSNNNFSGPLPTSCIKNFQGMMNVNDSQLGLQYMVTSYYYKDSVVVIMKGFYMELTKILNIFTTIDLSNNMFEGEIPQLIGDLKFLKGLNLSNNGITGTIPQSLSYLRNLEWLDLSRNQLKGEIPMALTNMNFLSFLNLSQNHLEGMIPTGQQFDTFGNDSYEGNTMLCGLPLSKSCKKDKNWPPHSTSEDEEESGFGWKAVAIGYACGAISGLLLGHNVFFFGKPEWLARLVEQMFNMRLKRRNNRSGANRRRMN
- the LOC123882467 gene encoding protein BUNDLE SHEATH DEFECTIVE 2, chloroplastic-like, which translates into the protein MATLSHYTLHPLSSSSSSSTLIHLSPCSSTSYLSLPQPTSLSKVYCPSSKCRRKPTKSRFLMIIDPVLLFNGFGSTFYFDTQTLLATVSVLAAIALSLFLGLKGDPVSCERCGGNGGTKCVFCNDGKMKQETGLVDCKVCKGSGLILCKKCAGSGYSRRL